A single Endozoicomonas sp. NE40 DNA region contains:
- a CDS encoding DUF945 family protein, which yields MTKTKKIWISGIAGLAGLAVLGMPALNGFILEGRLKNDLVDLAEQHDYRVENLSVSRGYGSTDLELTLQGTGLRKLNGQALELTGTLDHGSLFSAPGMISGDLDVNYHAYEQGVRFTMPGTISGSMNLNGSVSARLTTEGIELPLDPGPVLTLQVDPAQGQLTSRRSGTVAVDMEPLVWTVHENSEPLFRMAMNSPLVEFSTREQSWSMTAPEVSYSMPSVSSDVLLVVDNFQAEGGQTTDNDQMSSHMVMSTGPVTVPLLSEQGLDNLIEGVSIRSSVENLDRNLLERIPDLLGRGDAEQAMSVDDASQWLLDLMSSQPRIAVDEVSVQTSKGRFAFAFDLAGTEKTKVFVEQLLDNPPQTQVEESLMTSAAMQSLAVSASVHLSDELLDWGCEYIPQQMVHEHGGQPAEAVLYSAMCQTMVNSGDFLTASCLQFGDSGQQMQCLNSMQQAKAVWQESRTLKMALEDGLLMLNGAELTRFPL from the coding sequence ATGACGAAGACTAAAAAAATATGGATATCCGGTATCGCCGGACTGGCAGGTCTGGCTGTGCTGGGCATGCCTGCGCTGAATGGCTTTATTCTTGAAGGCCGCCTGAAGAATGATCTGGTCGATCTGGCAGAGCAGCACGACTATCGTGTTGAAAACCTGTCCGTCAGCCGAGGTTATGGCAGTACGGATCTGGAGCTGACACTGCAGGGGACGGGGCTGCGCAAGCTTAACGGTCAGGCACTGGAACTGACCGGCACACTGGATCATGGCAGTCTCTTTTCTGCGCCGGGCATGATCTCTGGTGATCTGGACGTCAACTATCACGCTTATGAGCAGGGCGTTCGTTTTACCATGCCGGGAACCATCAGTGGCTCCATGAACCTGAACGGTTCCGTCTCCGCAAGACTGACGACAGAAGGCATTGAATTGCCCCTGGACCCGGGGCCGGTGCTGACCTTGCAGGTTGATCCGGCACAGGGACAACTGACAAGCCGGCGCTCCGGAACCGTTGCTGTGGATATGGAACCTCTGGTCTGGACGGTGCATGAAAACAGCGAACCCCTGTTTCGCATGGCGATGAATTCCCCGCTGGTGGAATTCAGTACCCGTGAACAGAGCTGGTCGATGACTGCTCCGGAAGTGTCTTACTCTATGCCTTCTGTTTCTTCAGACGTGTTGCTGGTTGTGGATAACTTTCAGGCTGAAGGTGGGCAGACAACCGACAATGACCAGATGAGCAGTCATATGGTCATGAGTACGGGGCCGGTCACCGTTCCGCTGTTGTCCGAACAGGGGTTGGATAACCTGATTGAAGGAGTAAGCATCCGCTCCAGCGTAGAAAATCTTGACCGGAATCTGCTTGAGCGTATTCCTGATCTGCTGGGGCGCGGCGATGCTGAACAGGCCATGTCGGTTGACGATGCCAGTCAGTGGCTGCTGGATCTGATGAGTTCTCAGCCACGTATTGCTGTTGATGAAGTCTCTGTGCAGACCAGCAAAGGGCGGTTTGCCTTTGCCTTTGATCTGGCAGGTACGGAAAAAACCAAAGTCTTTGTAGAGCAGCTGCTGGATAATCCACCTCAGACACAGGTGGAAGAAAGCCTGATGACTAGTGCCGCGATGCAGTCGCTGGCTGTGTCTGCTTCTGTTCATCTGTCCGATGAACTGCTGGACTGGGGCTGTGAGTACATTCCTCAGCAGATGGTTCATGAGCATGGCGGACAGCCAGCAGAAGCCGTGTTATACAGCGCTATGTGTCAGACCATGGTGAACAGTGGTGACTTTCTCACAGCTTCCTGCCTGCAGTTCGGGGATTCTGGTCAGCAGATGCAATGCCTGAACAGCATGCAACAGGCAAAAGCGGTCTGGCAGGAAAGCAGAACCCTGAAAATGGCTCTGGAAGATGGTTTGCTGATGCTGAATGGTGCTGAACTGACTCGCTTTCCGCTTTGA
- the tsaA gene encoding tRNA (N6-threonylcarbamoyladenosine(37)-N6)-methyltransferase TrmO yields the protein MSRSFQFDQIGVIHSCYRQKFGIPRQPGIVTAAEAELELLPPYNQENLVRGLEGFSHLWVHFIFHETMDEGWRPTIRPPRLGGKQRMGVFATRSTHRPNPAGLSVVRLKGIQSGNGKLILKLAEADLLDGTPVIDIKPYLPYADALPEARGGFAPLPAVMAEVEFTEKAMTKCLNYEQKTGRQLVLLIQQVLGQDPRPAYLRETTGRRHGSALWDVNVVWESRGDHFLVTDLEAYTSHP from the coding sequence GTGTCCAGAAGCTTTCAGTTCGACCAGATCGGTGTCATCCACTCCTGTTACCGGCAGAAGTTTGGTATTCCCCGCCAGCCCGGCATCGTCACCGCCGCCGAGGCTGAACTGGAACTGTTGCCACCTTACAACCAAGAAAACCTGGTACGGGGGCTGGAAGGTTTTTCGCACCTGTGGGTACATTTTATTTTTCATGAAACCATGGACGAAGGCTGGCGCCCCACCATTCGCCCACCCCGTCTGGGTGGCAAACAGCGCATGGGCGTTTTCGCCACTCGTTCGACGCACCGTCCAAACCCGGCAGGTCTTTCGGTAGTTCGCTTAAAAGGCATTCAGTCTGGCAATGGTAAGCTGATCCTTAAACTCGCAGAAGCCGATCTGCTGGATGGCACGCCGGTCATTGATATAAAGCCTTATCTGCCTTATGCAGACGCCCTGCCTGAAGCCAGAGGTGGTTTTGCACCACTGCCAGCGGTTATGGCAGAAGTAGAGTTCACAGAAAAGGCCATGACCAAATGTCTGAACTACGAACAGAAAACCGGTCGACAGCTGGTACTGCTTATTCAGCAGGTTCTCGGGCAAGACCCTCGCCCGGCTTATCTGCGTGAAACCACCGGGCGACGGCATGGCTCGGCACTATGGGATGTCAACGTGGTCTGGGAATCCAGAGGTGACCACTTTCTGGTCACCGACCTGGAAGCTTATACAAGCCATCCGTAG
- a CDS encoding YheU family protein: protein MIIPYKEIEPDTLNNLIEEFVTRDGTDNGYDQPLEQKVGSILKQLKQGEVVIVFDPNLDSVNIVPRNTVTTTDIDSDYIISET, encoded by the coding sequence ATGATTATACCTTATAAGGAAATTGAACCCGATACACTCAACAACCTGATTGAAGAGTTTGTCACCCGCGATGGCACCGACAATGGCTACGATCAGCCTCTGGAACAAAAAGTAGGAAGTATCCTGAAACAACTGAAGCAAGGAGAAGTAGTGATTGTTTTTGATCCGAATCTGGACAGTGTTAATATAGTGCCGAGAAATACGGTCACCACGACGGATATCGACAGTGACTATATAATAAGCGAAACATGA